The following coding sequences lie in one Paenibacillus durus ATCC 35681 genomic window:
- a CDS encoding cyclophilin-like fold protein, translated as MKRLTGIGLAFILILGMTGCTQSVPSETEQLNSEMPENTARPSTQGNERTETEEVPQEQSNSRSIKMTLEGEEMTATLFDNATARDFISMLPVTLTFEDFAGSEKIAYPPRTLTTQNVSDRHAVETGDITVYVPWGNIAVFYRGGGEPSSDLIHIGKMDGNGIDRLAAMDGSFSATFERFSEIKRSF; from the coding sequence ATGAAGAGATTAACAGGGATAGGGTTGGCTTTTATACTGATACTTGGAATGACTGGATGCACACAATCAGTTCCCTCTGAAACCGAACAACTGAATTCTGAAATGCCGGAAAATACCGCCAGGCCCAGCACACAGGGCAATGAGAGAACAGAAACTGAAGAAGTACCCCAGGAACAGTCAAATAGCAGGAGTATCAAAATGACGCTGGAAGGTGAGGAAATGACAGCAACGCTTTTTGATAATGCTACAGCAAGAGATTTCATTTCTATGCTTCCTGTTACGCTGACCTTTGAGGACTTTGCGGGCAGTGAAAAAATAGCTTATCCGCCGCGAACCCTCACGACGCAGAATGTTTCGGATAGACACGCCGTCGAGACCGGGGACATTACTGTGTATGTCCCTTGGGGGAATATCGCTGTTTTTTATAGGGGAGGTGGCGAACCTAGCTCCGATCTCATTCACATAGGGAAAATGGACGGAAATGGCATAGATAGACTTGCGGCTATGGATGGCAGCTTTTCGGCTACGTTTGAAAGATTTTCTGAAATAAAAAGGAGCTTCTGA
- a CDS encoding flavodoxin, with the protein MKCLTTKWYCLALSFLLLLSLTACGSSSQNSSTQQPTPEIQEPSTVADENDNTDEVTNVPEAGTSKILVAYFSRIGNANLPDNVDTISSASLNNTENGVQGNTEILAKMIQKSVNGDLFLIEMEDKYPAEYSIIERQGLEERDAKIRPKLASHVENMDSYDVIYLGYPNWWFDMPMALYSFLEEYDLSGKTIVPFNTSGGSRFSHTIETIRELQPGATVSEGLTISQTLPDGTEDEVTDWLSKLGLPE; encoded by the coding sequence ATGAAATGTTTAACTACAAAATGGTATTGTCTGGCACTCTCATTCCTGCTTCTTCTCAGCCTTACGGCCTGCGGAAGCAGCAGTCAAAATAGCAGCACACAACAGCCTACTCCTGAGATTCAGGAACCGTCCACTGTTGCGGACGAAAATGATAACACGGATGAAGTGACAAATGTACCGGAAGCAGGGACTTCCAAAATCTTGGTTGCCTATTTCTCCCGTATTGGCAACGCTAATCTTCCCGACAACGTGGATACAATATCCTCAGCAAGCTTGAATAACACAGAAAATGGCGTGCAGGGTAATACCGAAATACTTGCGAAAATGATCCAAAAGTCTGTGAACGGCGACCTGTTCCTTATAGAAATGGAGGATAAGTACCCTGCTGAGTATAGCATCATCGAACGTCAGGGTCTGGAGGAACGTGATGCCAAGATCCGACCGAAACTGGCTTCCCATGTGGAAAATATGGATTCCTACGACGTTATATACCTCGGCTATCCTAACTGGTGGTTTGATATGCCTATGGCACTTTACAGTTTCTTGGAAGAATACGACCTATCCGGAAAAACGATCGTACCATTCAACACAAGCGGCGGCAGTCGTTTTTCGCACACTATAGAAACCATACGCGAGCTGCAGCCTGGAGCCACTGTTTCAGAAGGCCTTACTATCAGTCAAACTCTTCCTGACGGCACGGAGGACGAGGTAACAGATTGGCTGTCTAAGCTGGGGCTGCCTGAATAA
- a CDS encoding alpha/beta hydrolase, giving the protein MKKKPIIKRGLQLLIVMVLAVLVSTNTVSSATTGSPAANSPVWDKTFPQNNKVTVEKVSYKNRLGINIVADMYRPKNVKGAKKSPAIIVGPPFTGVKEQTAGLYAQEMASRGFVTLAFDPSYTGESGGQPRNIASPDTFAEDFSAAVDFLGTRSFVDRNRIGVIGVCASGGFAVSAAQIDPRLKAIATVSMYDMGRATREGLGLAVTPNDVMTKEEQIKALEEAAEQRWIDFESGQIKYGGGTAVELKPSAEAAVREFSEYYGTPRGYHPRSLPYSLTSRGALVNFYPFEHIDTISPRPILFIAGENAHSRYYSEDAYKLAGEPKELYIVPGAGHVDLYDKMEYIPFKKLESFFKANLK; this is encoded by the coding sequence ATGAAGAAAAAACCTATTATCAAGCGAGGTCTCCAATTACTCATAGTGATGGTACTGGCCGTGCTTGTATCCACGAACACTGTTTCATCCGCGACCACCGGTTCACCCGCAGCAAATAGCCCGGTATGGGACAAGACCTTTCCTCAAAACAACAAGGTAACTGTTGAAAAAGTCTCATACAAGAACAGACTTGGCATTAACATCGTTGCGGATATGTATCGTCCTAAAAACGTGAAAGGAGCAAAGAAATCTCCCGCAATCATTGTCGGCCCCCCGTTCACTGGCGTGAAGGAACAGACGGCCGGCTTGTATGCCCAGGAGATGGCATCACGGGGCTTTGTAACCCTGGCCTTTGACCCCTCCTACACTGGAGAAAGCGGCGGGCAACCGCGTAATATTGCTTCTCCGGACACGTTCGCCGAAGATTTCAGCGCCGCCGTGGACTTTTTAGGCACACGCTCGTTTGTGGACCGTAACCGTATTGGCGTCATCGGCGTTTGTGCCAGTGGCGGGTTTGCGGTCAGCGCTGCGCAGATTGACCCTCGGCTGAAGGCCATCGCGACAGTTAGTATGTACGACATGGGCCGCGCCACCCGTGAGGGATTGGGGTTAGCGGTAACACCGAACGATGTAATGACCAAGGAAGAACAGATCAAAGCTCTTGAAGAAGCCGCTGAACAGCGCTGGATCGATTTTGAGAGCGGACAGATAAAATACGGCGGCGGAACTGCAGTGGAACTAAAACCCTCAGCAGAAGCAGCAGTCCGAGAGTTCTCTGAATACTACGGTACGCCTAGGGGATATCACCCCCGCTCATTGCCTTACAGCCTTACCAGCAGAGGGGCGCTCGTGAACTTCTACCCGTTCGAGCATATTGATACGATTTCTCCGCGTCCAATTCTGTTCATCGCAGGCGAGAATGCCCACTCCAGATACTACAGCGAAGACGCATACAAGCTGGCGGGCGAACCAAAGGAACTCTATATTGTTCCAGGCGCAGGGCATGTGGATCTGTACGACAAAATGGAGTACATCCCGTTCAAAAAGCTCGAGTCCTTCTTTAAAGCAAATCTGAAGTAA
- a CDS encoding MerR family transcriptional regulator, which yields MEEFIYGTEPKYSIKEVSKITNLPKPTIRYYEDIGLLQGVARDKNNIRLFSDDQIMRLRMVQCMRSTGMGIDMIRHYLGLSREVKMELKEKYSIVLNQEEILLAKKHEIEAQLALIEHKKANFKKDLNEA from the coding sequence ATGGAAGAATTTATTTATGGAACCGAACCCAAATACTCAATTAAGGAAGTATCAAAAATAACAAACCTACCCAAACCAACAATCCGCTATTATGAAGATATCGGTTTGCTGCAAGGTGTAGCGCGAGATAAGAATAATATCCGCCTGTTCTCTGATGATCAAATCATGAGATTGAGAATGGTTCAATGTATGAGAAGCACAGGAATGGGAATTGACATGATTCGCCATTATCTCGGCCTCTCAAGGGAAGTTAAAATGGAACTGAAAGAGAAATACTCCATTGTCTTAAACCAAGAAGAAATACTTTTAGCCAAAAAACACGAGATTGAGGCACAACTGGCTCTTATTGAGCACAAAAAAGCTAACTTTAAAAAAGATTTAAATGAAGCATAG
- a CDS encoding TetR/AcrR family transcriptional regulator, whose translation MKVDRRVAKSQEAIKKALIELMTEKSFDTITIQDISDRANVNRGTIYLHYLDKFDLLDKIMEEHIYNMSDFCESAAEMDFLESTVHCMEYFENNFLFFSTMLASEGASYFRSRFLQFNIEEFRKDVDITQGKNAGQNEDVVVEFVANAYVGVVEWWLKNGMPYPPRVMAEKVGELLERLV comes from the coding sequence ATGAAAGTTGATCGAAGAGTAGCCAAAAGCCAAGAAGCCATTAAGAAAGCTCTTATTGAACTGATGACTGAAAAAAGTTTTGATACCATTACCATTCAAGATATTTCCGACAGGGCAAATGTGAACCGGGGTACTATTTATCTTCATTACCTGGATAAATTTGACCTGTTAGATAAGATCATGGAAGAACATATATACAATATGAGTGATTTTTGCGAATCGGCAGCTGAAATGGATTTTTTAGAATCGACTGTTCACTGCATGGAATACTTTGAGAATAATTTTTTATTCTTTTCAACGATGTTAGCAAGTGAAGGAGCTTCGTATTTTCGTAGTCGCTTCCTTCAGTTTAATATCGAAGAATTCAGGAAAGATGTGGACATCACACAAGGAAAAAATGCTGGTCAAAATGAAGATGTAGTTGTTGAATTTGTTGCTAATGCATACGTAGGGGTAGTTGAATGGTGGTTAAAGAATGGAATGCCTTATCCGCCTCGTGTCATGGCAGAAAAAGTTGGAGAGTTATTGGAAAGATTAGTATAG
- a CDS encoding DUF4405 domain-containing protein translates to MTPRRTFQIIMDITMTAMLPVLMAYALVGETAHEWVGFAMFVLFIVHNILNRKWHQNLLKGRYSGIRILGTVINLLLFIIMFCLPVSGIMMSRHALVFLSVSSVATLARMMHILASYWGFVLMSVHLGLHWGMLMGVARKIIGIKQTSRSRTVILRVVTVLIAVYGIYAFMHREIGSYMLLQNQFVFFNFNEPLILFFADYLAIMGLFVCVGYYVSKLPHRINAFKRMLTKETAS, encoded by the coding sequence ATGACACCGAGAAGAACATTTCAAATCATCATGGATATTACAATGACCGCTATGCTGCCTGTACTTATGGCTTATGCTCTGGTTGGAGAAACTGCCCATGAATGGGTAGGGTTTGCAATGTTTGTATTATTTATCGTCCACAACATTTTAAATCGTAAATGGCATCAAAACCTTTTGAAAGGCCGCTATTCAGGGATTCGTATCCTTGGGACAGTGATCAATTTGCTGCTCTTTATAATCATGTTCTGTCTCCCGGTTAGCGGCATTATGATGTCCCGCCATGCGCTTGTATTCCTTTCTGTCAGCAGCGTTGCAACTCTGGCAAGAATGATGCACATACTTGCTTCCTATTGGGGCTTTGTTTTGATGTCGGTACATCTGGGGCTTCATTGGGGGATGCTGATGGGCGTTGCACGAAAAATCATCGGTATCAAGCAGACTTCCAGGAGTCGCACTGTTATTCTGCGTGTAGTGACTGTTTTGATCGCCGTATATGGAATTTATGCCTTCATGCATCGGGAAATCGGTTCCTATATGCTGCTCCAAAATCAGTTTGTATTCTTTAACTTTAATGAGCCGCTGATTCTGTTTTTCGCGGACTATCTTGCAATCATGGGCCTGTTTGTTTGTGTTGGTTATTACGTTTCAAAATTGCCTCACAGAATAAATGCATTCAAAAGAATGCTAACGAAAGAAACAGCATCGTAA
- a CDS encoding nucleoside deaminase, whose protein sequence is MNQDEFFMKEAIRLSKLAVEHGNEPFGAILVKSREIVYSNENQIYSATDPTFHAEAGLLRRFCAETHITDLRKYTLFSSCEPCFMCCGALVWTKVGRLVYGASDIDLCNLLDEQGSHCSQIVFENSPHKPDITAGILREESLSVLASYFSHNTKG, encoded by the coding sequence ATGAACCAAGACGAGTTTTTTATGAAAGAAGCAATCAGGCTATCTAAACTTGCGGTTGAGCACGGTAACGAACCTTTTGGAGCGATATTGGTTAAGAGCCGGGAAATTGTATATTCTAATGAAAACCAAATTTATTCTGCAACCGATCCAACGTTTCATGCAGAAGCAGGGTTGCTGCGGAGATTTTGTGCAGAAACCCATATTACCGATTTACGTAAGTACACCTTATTTTCGAGCTGCGAGCCTTGTTTTATGTGTTGCGGCGCATTGGTTTGGACAAAGGTTGGGCGATTGGTTTATGGTGCCAGCGATATAGATCTGTGTAATCTACTGGATGAACAGGGAAGTCATTGCAGTCAAATTGTATTTGAAAATTCTCCCCATAAACCGGATATTACAGCGGGCATATTACGAGAGGAAAGTTTGAGTGTATTGGCCAGCTATTTTTCCCACAACACAAAAGGTTAA
- a CDS encoding alpha/beta hydrolase, with translation MTIQSNSVPIVLSIWKSNELDPCIIFIPGTATHPLFYEKFLGLLSLHGFNVIGVHPVCHGKSPRVKELFTFDEMIQNGRDAITYATQRFNEQIYLMGSSQGGILTIALAGLDHRIRAAFPHNILIPSLPDSVDVTRFPRVMKYFYKPFIGGMKLGCKLFPRLKIPVGFYLDLERVTSNDQILDQLRLDPIGFMSYPLYFLTSLFSADLKQIQDGSIKCPVYVMASKGDPLFPFDYTRKVFQLIQAPYKELMVFEENCHLLLNESGDQTMNLIIMKVKNAVNDLMRKNG, from the coding sequence GTGACCATTCAATCAAATTCCGTTCCGATTGTGCTCTCCATATGGAAAAGCAATGAACTGGATCCATGTATCATATTTATTCCTGGAACCGCGACACATCCTTTGTTTTACGAGAAATTTTTGGGATTATTATCGTTACATGGATTTAACGTTATCGGCGTTCATCCCGTCTGTCACGGCAAAAGTCCGAGGGTTAAAGAATTGTTCACCTTTGATGAAATGATCCAAAATGGAAGAGATGCCATCACATATGCGACTCAACGTTTCAATGAACAGATTTATCTGATGGGTTCAAGCCAGGGGGGGATATTGACAATTGCTCTAGCCGGGTTGGATCATCGGATTAGGGCAGCATTTCCACATAATATACTGATACCCAGCTTGCCGGATTCGGTGGACGTTACAAGATTTCCGCGAGTAATGAAGTACTTCTATAAGCCATTTATCGGGGGCATGAAGCTGGGGTGCAAGCTGTTTCCGAGACTGAAAATACCGGTTGGTTTCTACTTGGATCTAGAGAGGGTTACAAGTAACGACCAGATTCTTGATCAGTTAAGGTTAGATCCAATCGGGTTTATGAGCTATCCTCTATATTTTTTAACAAGTCTGTTCAGTGCAGATTTAAAGCAAATTCAGGACGGAAGTATTAAATGTCCAGTCTATGTCATGGCTTCCAAAGGAGATCCGCTTTTCCCGTTTGATTATACTCGAAAAGTATTTCAACTGATTCAAGCTCCATATAAGGAACTGATGGTGTTTGAGGAGAACTGCCATCTTCTGCTTAATGAATCAGGAGACCAAACGATGAATTTGATCATCATGAAAGTTAAGAATGCAGTAAACGATTTAATGAGAAAAAACGGGTGA
- a CDS encoding iron-containing alcohol dehydrogenase produces MNRFTIPRDIYYGENALDILKTLRGHKAALVIGGGSIKKQGHLDKITQLLEEAGMETLLIEGINTEPTVTMVQSGAAQMRVFQPDWVIGIGGGSPMDAAKAMWLFYEYPELTFEQAAVPFSLPELRTKARFIGIPTTSGTAAEISNLSVITDEQTGIKYPLADFGLTPDIAVIDPVLVTDMPQHMIAYSGMDAVTHSFEAYVAKPRTIFTDALAIEAAEKLKDHLLASFKGDLVSREEVHYAQAMAGMSFANAVLGNVHSLAHKSGPIFNIPHGLANAIYLPYVIQFNRKVVEERYANLATRLNLKGKTKQELTDSLIGWVRNINREMGIPGTLQEFGIAEAEFLSHVETMAINAMKDPCTGTNPRETSTSQMKKLYEAAFYGVDVNF; encoded by the coding sequence ATGAACAGATTTACAATTCCGCGAGATATTTATTACGGGGAGAATGCTTTAGACATATTGAAAACTTTGAGAGGCCATAAGGCCGCTCTGGTCATTGGTGGAGGTTCCATTAAGAAGCAGGGTCACTTGGATAAAATAACACAATTGCTTGAAGAAGCAGGCATGGAAACTCTTCTCATTGAAGGTATAAATACAGAACCTACTGTAACCATGGTCCAATCTGGAGCTGCACAAATGAGAGTGTTCCAACCTGATTGGGTGATTGGTATAGGTGGGGGCTCTCCGATGGATGCCGCAAAAGCAATGTGGCTATTCTATGAGTATCCGGAACTGACATTTGAACAAGCTGCTGTTCCTTTTTCTTTACCGGAACTTCGGACCAAGGCCAGATTTATTGGAATTCCAACAACCAGCGGCACAGCTGCGGAGATCTCCAACCTTTCCGTCATTACGGATGAGCAAACTGGAATTAAATATCCATTGGCAGATTTCGGGCTTACTCCAGATATTGCTGTAATTGATCCGGTTTTGGTTACCGATATGCCTCAACATATGATCGCTTACAGCGGCATGGATGCAGTAACGCATAGCTTTGAAGCTTACGTGGCCAAACCACGCACTATTTTTACCGATGCACTTGCTATAGAAGCAGCGGAGAAACTGAAGGATCACTTGCTCGCTTCTTTCAAAGGGGATCTAGTCTCCAGAGAGGAAGTTCACTATGCTCAGGCTATGGCGGGAATGTCATTTGCCAATGCTGTTTTAGGGAATGTGCACAGTTTAGCACACAAGAGCGGTCCCATCTTTAATATCCCTCATGGATTAGCTAATGCAATCTATTTGCCATATGTGATCCAGTTTAATAGAAAAGTAGTAGAAGAGCGTTATGCTAACCTCGCCACTCGCCTGAATTTGAAAGGGAAGACGAAGCAGGAATTAACAGATTCCTTAATTGGCTGGGTGCGTAATATTAACCGTGAAATGGGTATTCCGGGTACATTGCAAGAGTTTGGCATTGCAGAAGCTGAATTCCTCAGTCATGTAGAAACAATGGCTATAAATGCAATGAAAGATCCATGCACAGGGACAAATCCGCGAGAAACTTCTACTTCACAAATGAAGAAATTATATGAAGCCGCATTTTATGGCGTAGACGTTAATTTTTAA
- a CDS encoding maltose acetyltransferase domain-containing protein yields MQTKSEKEKMLNGELYQAADPELVKDRLNARRLTRLYNQSLETDDEHRTELLRELFGSTGNHYYIEPSFRCDYGYNIHVGENFYANYDCVFLDVCEIRIGDNCFLAPGVHIYTATHPLEAQDRISGAEFGKPVTIGHNVWIGGRAVINPGVKIGNNAVIASGAVVTKDVPDNVVVGGNPAKVIKQIDNG; encoded by the coding sequence ATGCAAACAAAAAGCGAAAAAGAAAAGATGTTAAACGGTGAGCTTTACCAGGCGGCTGATCCGGAGCTGGTGAAGGATCGTTTGAACGCACGCCGGTTGACACGACTGTACAATCAGTCACTTGAAACGGATGATGAACATAGAACAGAGCTCCTAAGGGAGTTGTTCGGCTCAACGGGAAATCATTATTACATCGAGCCGTCGTTCCGCTGCGATTATGGCTATAACATCCATGTCGGCGAGAACTTCTATGCGAACTACGATTGCGTGTTTCTCGACGTGTGTGAAATTCGCATAGGCGACAACTGCTTCCTGGCTCCCGGCGTTCATATCTATACCGCGACTCATCCCTTGGAGGCTCAGGATAGAATCTCCGGAGCGGAATTCGGCAAACCGGTCACGATCGGCCACAACGTATGGATTGGCGGACGGGCGGTTATCAACCCCGGCGTAAAGATAGGCAATAACGCGGTTATCGCTTCAGGAGCGGTTGTTACGAAGGATGTCCCTGATAACGTTGTCGTAGGCGGTAACCCGGCTAAGGTCATCAAGCAAATTGATAATGGCTAG
- a CDS encoding ATP-binding cassette domain-containing protein, with product MSESNQEYIVISGARENNLKNVSLRIPKRKITIFTGVSGSGKSSIVFDTIAAESTRLLNENFSMFVRNFLPRVPQPDTDAIENLSMAVIVDQKRLGGGSHSTMGTITDISPILRLLFSRVGQPYVGQAHMFSFNDPQGMCPECNGIGRRLGVDMSKALDMSKSLNEGAIMLPDYKVDSWDWNMIVQSGSFDPGKKLSDYSNEELEQLLYAKARKVEMDFAGKAVNITVEGVIEKFTNKYIKQDVKTKSERTQRAVAPYISEGPCSSCRGARLSQATLSCRINGLNIAEMSSMEVGQLIRVIREIDDAIAAPVVKSLTERLQHLVDIGLDYLTLDRETDTLSGGESQRVKMVKHLSGSLVDVTYIFDEPSIGLHPRDVHRLNGLLQKLRDKGNTVIVVEHDPDVIKLADHIVDVGPHAGSRGGTIVYEGSFQGLLETGTLTGTHMKRPLQLKHDCRQPTGKLSIKDALLHNLRNVSVDIPTGVLTVVAGVAGSGKSTLINEVFLSQHPDAIVIDQSAVGVSTRSNPATYTGIMDDVRKAFASANKVSQGLFSFNSKGACENCQGLGVVYTDLAFLDSVKLPCEVCGGRRFKEEVLAYKLNGKSIAEVLEMTVEQALDFFQLKEVVRKLQAMSDVGLNYITLGQPLSTLSGGECQRIKLASELHKKGSIYVMDEPTTGLHMSDIGHLLRIMNRLVDAGNTVIVIEHNLDVISQADWIIDMGPDGGSKGGHVVFEGTPAQIIHAEQSITGRYLR from the coding sequence ATGAGCGAATCGAATCAGGAGTATATCGTAATCTCGGGTGCGAGGGAAAACAATCTCAAGAACGTATCCTTGCGCATTCCCAAGCGGAAGATCACGATCTTCACCGGGGTATCCGGCTCCGGCAAGTCATCGATCGTCTTCGATACGATCGCCGCAGAATCCACGCGATTGCTGAATGAGAACTTCAGCATGTTCGTGCGAAATTTTCTGCCTCGCGTTCCTCAGCCGGATACGGACGCGATCGAGAACCTAAGCATGGCTGTTATTGTGGATCAGAAGCGGCTGGGCGGCGGTTCCCATTCCACGATGGGCACGATTACCGATATCTCTCCCATTCTCCGTCTTCTTTTCTCCCGAGTAGGTCAGCCCTATGTTGGACAAGCGCACATGTTCTCGTTTAACGATCCGCAAGGCATGTGTCCCGAGTGCAACGGGATCGGCCGCAGGCTGGGTGTCGACATGAGCAAGGCGCTGGACATGTCAAAGTCGTTGAATGAAGGGGCAATCATGCTGCCGGACTATAAGGTTGATAGCTGGGATTGGAACATGATCGTGCAGTCGGGGTCCTTCGATCCAGGCAAGAAGCTGAGCGATTATTCGAATGAAGAACTGGAGCAGCTGCTGTACGCCAAGGCGAGGAAAGTGGAGATGGATTTCGCTGGGAAGGCAGTGAATATTACTGTGGAGGGCGTCATCGAAAAGTTCACCAACAAGTACATCAAGCAGGATGTGAAGACGAAGTCCGAGCGCACACAACGAGCTGTTGCGCCGTACATCTCCGAGGGTCCCTGCTCCAGCTGCCGAGGCGCGAGACTCAGTCAGGCTACGCTCAGTTGCAGGATCAATGGACTCAACATTGCGGAGATGTCCTCCATGGAGGTCGGACAACTCATCCGCGTCATTCGGGAGATTGACGACGCGATCGCCGCGCCGGTCGTCAAGTCGCTGACAGAGCGGCTGCAGCATCTGGTGGATATCGGACTTGACTACTTGACGCTGGACCGTGAGACGGATACATTGTCCGGCGGCGAGTCGCAGCGCGTCAAGATGGTGAAGCACCTGAGCGGCAGTCTGGTGGATGTCACTTACATCTTCGATGAGCCCAGCATTGGCTTGCACCCCCGTGATGTACACCGGTTAAATGGATTGCTTCAGAAGCTGCGCGACAAGGGCAATACCGTAATTGTCGTCGAGCATGATCCCGATGTGATCAAGTTAGCGGATCATATCGTCGACGTCGGGCCTCACGCCGGCAGCCGCGGCGGTACCATCGTGTATGAAGGAAGCTTCCAAGGCCTGTTGGAGACAGGTACGCTTACAGGCACCCATATGAAGCGGCCGCTCCAGCTGAAGCACGATTGCAGGCAGCCAACCGGCAAGCTGTCCATCAAGGATGCCCTACTTCACAACCTGCGAAACGTGAGTGTAGATATTCCAACCGGAGTGCTGACAGTAGTTGCGGGTGTCGCCGGCTCGGGCAAGAGTACGCTGATTAACGAAGTATTCCTCAGCCAGCATCCGGATGCGATCGTCATCGACCAATCGGCGGTAGGCGTGTCAACACGCTCGAATCCCGCGACCTACACGGGCATTATGGATGATGTGCGCAAGGCGTTCGCTTCCGCGAACAAGGTGAGCCAAGGCTTGTTCAGCTTCAACTCCAAGGGGGCTTGCGAGAACTGCCAAGGGCTGGGTGTTGTGTATACGGACCTTGCATTCCTCGACAGCGTGAAGCTGCCATGCGAAGTATGCGGAGGTAGACGGTTCAAGGAAGAGGTACTCGCGTACAAGCTGAACGGCAAGTCAATTGCAGAAGTGCTGGAGATGACTGTGGAGCAGGCATTGGATTTTTTTCAGCTAAAAGAGGTTGTGCGCAAGCTCCAGGCGATGAGTGATGTGGGGCTGAACTATATTACACTTGGTCAGCCGCTCAGCACGCTCTCGGGCGGGGAATGCCAACGCATCAAGCTGGCGAGCGAGCTGCATAAAAAGGGCAGCATCTACGTGATGGACGAGCCGACGACCGGCCTGCATATGTCAGATATCGGGCACCTTCTGCGGATTATGAACCGCCTCGTGGATGCCGGCAATACGGTGATCGTCATCGAGCACAACCTCGATGTGATCAGCCAAGCGGATTGGATCATCGATATGGGACCGGACGGAGGCAGCAAAGGCGGCCATGTGGTGTTCGAGGGCACACCGGCGCAAATCATCCATGCGGAGCAGTCGATCACGGGAAGATACTTGAGGTAA
- a CDS encoding dual specificity protein phosphatase family protein, translated as MMKPYQALVPDRIFFGGAQDVEQMVTDEGVEVVVDLREEAEKCASTAEHVQWVKIPLGDHAEEPEADLFRSAIQEVVNTYREGKKVAFHCGGGRGRTGTVAVGTLRELGLAQTLEEAEQQAKAIRPSIAVKPLQWESLRAIYGK; from the coding sequence ATGATGAAACCATATCAGGCATTAGTGCCGGACCGGATCTTTTTTGGCGGTGCTCAGGACGTCGAACAAATGGTAACCGATGAAGGAGTAGAGGTTGTCGTCGATCTTCGCGAAGAAGCGGAAAAGTGCGCGAGTACGGCGGAACATGTACAGTGGGTGAAGATTCCTTTAGGAGATCATGCGGAGGAGCCTGAAGCCGATCTTTTCCGGTCGGCCATTCAGGAAGTCGTAAATACCTATAGGGAAGGAAAAAAAGTAGCCTTTCACTGCGGCGGAGGGAGAGGACGCACCGGAACGGTGGCTGTCGGAACGCTGCGGGAACTGGGACTAGCCCAAACGCTTGAAGAGGCGGAACAGCAAGCCAAAGCGATCCGTCCGAGCATTGCCGTGAAGCCGCTACAATGGGAGTCCTTAAGAGCGATATACGGTAAATAA